One genomic window of Streptomonospora nanhaiensis includes the following:
- a CDS encoding proline dehydrogenase family protein codes for MVLRQTLLAASGSDRLRTLVAGTRLTRGVVDRFVAGERAEDAVRAAGELAEYDLLSSIDHLGEDADHPARTQDVVKGYVRLLRLLDDTGLTSWAEVSVKPTAVGLGLGPEGEALAVDNLSRICDTAAEVGTTVTVDMEAARHVPATLRVVARLRARHPWVGCVLQSYLRRTEGDTAAMAAEPGARVRLCKGAYAPERGSAYTGRREVDAAFVRSLRRLMTGSAYPMVATHDSRLIDIATTLARRYGRTYDDFEYQMLYGARPTEQRRLASLGARVRVYVPYGTDWYGYLVRRVAERPANAAFAARQVLTRY; via the coding sequence ATGGTCCTTCGGCAGACTCTCCTGGCGGCATCGGGAAGCGACCGGCTGCGCACCCTGGTGGCGGGGACCCGCCTCACGCGCGGCGTCGTAGACCGCTTCGTGGCCGGCGAGCGCGCCGAGGACGCCGTGCGCGCGGCGGGCGAGCTGGCCGAGTACGACCTGCTGTCCTCCATCGACCACCTCGGCGAGGACGCCGACCACCCGGCGCGCACCCAGGACGTGGTCAAGGGCTATGTGCGGCTGCTGCGGCTGCTGGACGACACCGGCCTGACCTCGTGGGCCGAGGTGTCGGTCAAGCCCACCGCCGTGGGGCTGGGCCTGGGCCCGGAGGGCGAGGCCCTGGCCGTCGACAACCTGTCGCGCATCTGCGACACCGCGGCCGAGGTCGGCACCACCGTCACCGTCGACATGGAGGCCGCCCGGCACGTGCCCGCCACCCTGCGCGTGGTCGCCCGGCTGCGCGCCCGCCACCCGTGGGTGGGCTGCGTGCTCCAGTCCTACCTGCGCCGCACCGAGGGAGACACCGCCGCCATGGCCGCCGAGCCGGGCGCGCGGGTGCGGCTGTGCAAGGGGGCCTACGCCCCCGAGCGGGGCAGCGCCTACACCGGCCGGCGCGAGGTCGACGCCGCGTTCGTGCGCTCCCTGCGCCGGCTGATGACCGGTTCGGCCTACCCCATGGTGGCCACCCACGACTCCCGGCTGATCGACATCGCCACCACGCTGGCCCGCCGCTACGGGCGCACCTACGACGACTTCGAGTACCAGATGCTCTACGGCGCCCGGCCCACCGAGCAGCGCCGGCTGGCCTCGCTGGGCGCGCGGGTGCGGGTGTACGTCCCCTACGGCACCGACTGGTACGGCTACCTGGTCCGGCGCGTGGCCGAGCGCCCGGCCAACGCCGCCTTCGCCGCCCGCCAGGTCCTCACCCGGTACTGA
- the proC gene encoding pyrroline-5-carboxylate reductase produces MIAIIGGGKMGEALLAGLLATGYEPTQVLVTEPHPDRAAELRERYGVAAAPLADSAARASTLVLAVKPQDMVEVLDDLSPHLKPDCLVVSIAAGITTALLEKHLPADTPVVRAMPNTPALVGKGMTAVAAGSHTGDAQLDHAESLLRSVGDVVRVPEHHMDTVTALSGSGPAYFYFIAETMIEAGVAMGMTRAAARKLVTQTITGAAEMLADPANHPVVLREAVTSPGGTTAAAVRELERHGVRTAFTEAIEAARDRSRRLSEG; encoded by the coding sequence ATGATCGCGATCATCGGCGGCGGCAAGATGGGCGAGGCCCTGCTCGCGGGGCTGCTGGCCACCGGCTACGAGCCCACCCAGGTGCTGGTCACCGAGCCGCACCCCGACCGCGCCGCCGAGCTGCGGGAGCGCTACGGGGTCGCCGCCGCGCCCCTGGCCGACTCCGCCGCGCGCGCGTCCACCCTCGTGCTGGCCGTCAAGCCCCAGGACATGGTCGAGGTCCTCGACGACCTCTCCCCGCACCTCAAGCCCGACTGCCTGGTGGTCTCCATCGCCGCCGGGATCACCACGGCGCTGCTGGAGAAGCACCTGCCCGCCGACACCCCCGTGGTGCGGGCCATGCCCAACACCCCGGCGCTGGTGGGCAAGGGCATGACCGCCGTGGCGGCCGGCTCCCACACCGGCGACGCCCAGCTCGACCACGCCGAGTCCCTGCTGCGCTCGGTCGGCGACGTCGTGCGGGTGCCCGAGCACCACATGGACACCGTCACCGCGCTCTCGGGCAGCGGCCCGGCCTACTTCTACTTCATCGCCGAGACCATGATCGAGGCCGGGGTGGCCATGGGCATGACCCGCGCCGCCGCCAGGAAGCTGGTCACGCAGACCATCACCGGCGCCGCCGAGATGCTCGCCGACCCCGCCAACCACCCCGTCGTGCTGCGCGAGGCGGTCACCTCGCCCGGGGGCACCACCGCCGCCGCGGTGCGCGAACTGGAGCGCCACGGCGTGCGCACCGCCTTCACCGAGGCCATCGAGGCCGCCCGCGACCGCAGCCGCCGGCTGTCGGAGGGGTGA
- a CDS encoding DUF4229 domain-containing protein: protein MRSVVAYTAARLLLFAVAFGVLYLLGARGLLAAALAVLISGMVSYVLLARQRDAVSAVIAGGIANMRGIGDRLEAGAAKEDAAQAAARSEAAESAAGGPKDGTEGGAAGQERAEKESGEGADGPREESGEGAAATAAPSAPGSTAER, encoded by the coding sequence ATGCGTAGCGTCGTCGCCTACACCGCAGCCCGGCTGCTGCTGTTCGCGGTGGCCTTCGGAGTCCTGTACCTCCTGGGCGCCCGGGGCCTGCTGGCCGCCGCCCTCGCGGTGCTGATCAGCGGCATGGTGAGCTACGTGCTCCTGGCCCGCCAGCGGGACGCCGTGTCGGCCGTCATCGCCGGAGGCATCGCCAACATGCGCGGAATCGGCGACCGCCTGGAGGCAGGAGCCGCCAAGGAGGACGCCGCCCAGGCGGCGGCCCGGAGCGAGGCCGCGGAGAGCGCGGCCGGCGGGCCCAAGGACGGCACCGAGGGCGGTGCGGCCGGCCAGGAGCGCGCCGAGAAGGAGTCCGGCGAGGGCGCGGACGGGCCCCGCGAGGAGAGCGGGGAAGGCGCCGCGGCAACGGCCGCGCCGAGCGCGCCGGGTTCGACCGCCGAGCGCTGA
- the ccsB gene encoding c-type cytochrome biogenesis protein CcsB, with amino-acid sequence MEHTLAAETAVDTNLAAVSDSLIIAMIVAYAIALFLFAVEAAYGRRRRLRANRLMPAGAAAEPAAVGAAGPAAAGGGGMADLDAEDDMEVRLRREEPEPSAAQHVVGRIAVVVTALGLLLNAGQIATRGLAADRWPWGNMFEFVVAICLCSVAAFLYAAVRYQARFLGTFVLLPVLVLLGIAARWLYSEAGPVIPALHSYWIAIHVSAAIIATGGFMVAGAGAIAYLMARRTEIRRAAGERVSGVAAKLPDSELLDRVSHRFIVLAFPLWTFAIIAGAVWADEAWGRFWGWDPKEVWSFITWVAYAAYLHARATAGWRGSKATWIGLIGFGCLLFNFFAVNYLFSGLHSYA; translated from the coding sequence GTGGAGCACACGCTCGCCGCCGAGACAGCGGTGGACACCAACCTCGCCGCGGTCAGCGACTCGCTGATCATCGCGATGATCGTGGCCTACGCGATCGCGCTGTTCCTGTTCGCCGTGGAGGCGGCCTACGGGCGGCGCCGGCGCCTGCGCGCCAACCGGCTGATGCCGGCGGGCGCCGCGGCCGAGCCCGCGGCGGTGGGCGCAGCCGGCCCCGCGGCGGCGGGCGGCGGGGGCATGGCCGACCTCGACGCCGAGGACGACATGGAGGTGCGGCTGCGCCGGGAGGAGCCCGAGCCCAGCGCCGCCCAGCACGTCGTCGGCCGGATCGCGGTGGTCGTGACCGCGCTGGGCCTGCTGCTCAACGCCGGGCAGATCGCCACCCGCGGCCTGGCCGCGGACCGCTGGCCGTGGGGCAACATGTTCGAGTTCGTGGTGGCGATCTGCCTGTGCAGCGTCGCCGCGTTCCTCTACGCCGCGGTCCGCTACCAGGCGCGGTTCCTGGGCACGTTCGTGCTGCTGCCGGTGCTGGTGCTGCTGGGGATCGCCGCGCGCTGGCTCTACAGCGAGGCCGGGCCGGTCATCCCGGCGCTGCACTCCTACTGGATCGCCATCCACGTGTCGGCCGCCATCATCGCCACCGGCGGGTTCATGGTGGCCGGGGCGGGCGCCATCGCCTACCTGATGGCGCGGCGCACCGAGATCCGCCGCGCGGCGGGCGAGCGGGTGAGCGGGGTGGCCGCCAAGCTGCCCGACTCCGAGCTGCTGGACCGGGTCTCGCACCGCTTCATCGTGCTGGCGTTCCCGCTGTGGACGTTCGCGATCATCGCGGGCGCGGTGTGGGCCGACGAGGCGTGGGGCCGGTTCTGGGGCTGGGACCCCAAGGAGGTGTGGTCGTTCATCACCTGGGTGGCCTACGCCGCCTACCTGCACGCCCGCGCCACCGCCGGCTGGCGCGGCAGCAAGGCCACCTGGATCGGGCTGATCGGGTTCGGCTGCCTGCTGTTCAACTTCTTCGCCGTGAACTACCTGTTCAGCGGGCTGCACAGCTACGCCTGA
- a CDS encoding demethylmenaquinone methyltransferase: protein MTRAELDKRPADVATMFDSIADRYDLANDVLSLWQDRLWRRATVRAVEAYSGELVLDLAAGTGTSSESFTGKGARVIACDFSQGMLRVGAERLGGASRRGVTFVAGDALALPFNDETFDAVTVSFGLRNVYDLDQALRELRRVTKVGGRLVICEFNHIPFRPLDKIYTTYLMAALPHVARVITSDSSAYEYLSESIMAWPDQQALAARIQEAGWDRVAWRNLTFGVVALHRGFRTK, encoded by the coding sequence ATGACCCGCGCTGAGCTTGACAAGCGGCCCGCCGATGTCGCGACCATGTTCGACTCCATCGCCGACCGCTACGACCTCGCCAACGACGTCCTTTCCCTCTGGCAGGACCGGCTGTGGCGGCGTGCCACCGTGCGGGCGGTCGAGGCGTACAGCGGTGAACTGGTCCTCGACCTCGCCGCCGGAACCGGGACCTCGTCGGAGTCCTTCACGGGCAAGGGCGCGCGGGTCATCGCGTGCGACTTCTCCCAGGGGATGCTGCGCGTGGGCGCCGAGCGGCTGGGCGGGGCCTCCCGGCGCGGGGTCACCTTCGTGGCGGGCGACGCCCTCGCGCTGCCCTTCAACGACGAGACGTTCGACGCCGTGACCGTGTCCTTCGGTCTGCGCAACGTCTACGACCTCGACCAGGCGCTGCGCGAGCTGCGGCGGGTGACCAAGGTCGGCGGCCGACTCGTCATCTGCGAGTTCAACCACATCCCCTTCCGGCCGCTGGACAAGATCTACACCACCTACCTCATGGCGGCGCTCCCGCACGTGGCCCGGGTGATCACCTCCGACTCGTCCGCCTACGAGTACCTTTCGGAGTCGATCATGGCCTGGCCCGACCAGCAGGCCCTCGCCGCGCGCATCCAGGAGGCGGGCTGGGACCGCGTCGCCTGGCGCAACCTCACCTTCGGCGTCGTCGCCCTGCACCGAGGCTTCCGCACGAAGTAG
- the resB gene encoding cytochrome c biogenesis protein ResB, with protein MPTESASATAPAAARPPAGDPELPRLSALGWARWAWRILTSMRTALILLFLLAVGAIPGSMLPQRGVSVEQVRNYFLEHPDLAPWLDRFYLFDVYSSPWYAAIYLLLFVSLTGCVLPRAAAHYRAMRARPPKTPRNLARMPYSATFTTAAPPEQVVTAARALLRRHRADTAEEPDGGRALAAETGYLRETGNVLFHLALLALLVALGAGSFLGYRGNMLVVEGDGFANTLTSYDAFFPGTAVDEGDLQPFSFTVEEFQASFIEEGDLSGQAAAFSADLTYRAAPDAPEGRHHLAVNHPLSVDGAQIYLLGHGYAPEFRVTNAEGEVVFDQAVPFIAREETAFTSDGVIKVPDAGEEQLGFTGVFLPSAAEGPDGELVSTFPGTRNPVVTLTGYQGDLGMDDGGSQSVYQLYTDDMRELGESPELSPGDTWELPDGAGEITFTGYRDYISMQVNSNPARVPALVAAATAVAGLLATLFVRPRRAWVRARTREDGRTVVEVAGLSKIENAALTAEFHQFATSLRDRLRETPATDTGTKE; from the coding sequence GTGCCCACCGAATCCGCCTCCGCCACCGCCCCGGCCGCCGCCCGCCCGCCCGCGGGCGACCCCGAACTCCCGCGGCTCTCGGCCCTGGGCTGGGCCCGCTGGGCCTGGCGCATCCTCACCTCGATGCGCACGGCGCTGATCCTGCTGTTCCTGCTGGCCGTGGGCGCCATCCCCGGCTCGATGCTGCCCCAGCGCGGCGTCAGCGTCGAGCAGGTGCGCAACTACTTCCTGGAGCACCCCGACCTCGCGCCCTGGCTGGACCGGTTCTACCTCTTCGACGTGTACTCCTCGCCCTGGTACGCGGCGATCTACCTGCTGCTGTTCGTCTCGCTGACCGGCTGCGTGCTGCCGCGCGCCGCCGCACACTACCGGGCCATGCGGGCGCGCCCGCCCAAGACCCCGCGCAACCTCGCGCGCATGCCCTACTCGGCGACCTTCACCACCGCCGCGCCGCCCGAGCAGGTGGTCACCGCCGCCCGCGCGCTGCTGCGCCGCCACCGCGCCGACACCGCCGAGGAGCCTGACGGCGGCCGCGCGCTGGCCGCCGAGACCGGCTACCTGCGCGAGACCGGCAACGTGCTGTTCCACCTGGCGCTGCTGGCGCTGCTCGTCGCCCTGGGCGCCGGCTCGTTCCTGGGCTACCGCGGCAACATGCTGGTGGTCGAGGGCGACGGGTTCGCCAACACGCTGACCTCCTACGACGCGTTCTTCCCGGGCACGGCCGTGGACGAGGGCGACCTCCAGCCGTTCTCCTTCACCGTCGAGGAGTTCCAGGCCAGCTTCATCGAGGAGGGCGACCTGAGCGGCCAGGCCGCCGCGTTCTCCGCCGACCTCACCTACCGGGCCGCGCCCGACGCGCCCGAGGGACGCCACCACCTGGCCGTCAACCACCCGCTGTCGGTGGACGGCGCGCAGATCTACCTGCTCGGCCACGGCTACGCGCCCGAGTTCCGCGTCACCAACGCCGAGGGCGAGGTGGTCTTCGACCAGGCGGTGCCGTTCATCGCCCGCGAGGAGACCGCGTTCACCTCCGACGGCGTCATCAAGGTGCCCGACGCCGGCGAGGAGCAGCTCGGGTTCACCGGGGTGTTCCTGCCGTCGGCCGCCGAGGGCCCCGACGGCGAACTCGTCTCCACCTTCCCCGGCACCCGCAACCCGGTGGTCACGCTCACCGGCTACCAGGGCGACCTGGGCATGGACGACGGCGGGTCGCAGTCGGTGTACCAGCTCTACACCGACGACATGCGCGAACTGGGCGAGTCTCCGGAGCTGTCGCCCGGCGACACCTGGGAGCTGCCCGACGGCGCCGGCGAGATCACCTTCACCGGGTACCGCGACTACATCAGCATGCAGGTCAACAGCAACCCCGCGCGGGTGCCCGCGCTGGTGGCGGCCGCCACGGCGGTGGCGGGCCTGCTCGCCACCCTGTTCGTGCGGCCGCGCCGCGCCTGGGTGCGCGCCCGGACCCGCGAGGACGGGCGTACGGTGGTCGAGGTCGCCGGGCTGAGCAAGATCGAGAACGCGGCCCTGACCGCCGAGTTCCACCAGTTCGCCACCTCGCTGAGAGACCGACTGCGGGAGACCCCCGCGACCGACACAGGCACGAAGGAGTAG
- a CDS encoding TlpA family protein disulfide reductase, giving the protein MPWKTTPARVRSAAAAAALLLLLTGCAGGFGAGGSGADSGSQDNRYIEGDGSSTSFAPDERSPAPEVSGETLEGDPVDLADYRGHVLVVNFWASWCGPCRSETPVLNEVYAEHKDDGLRFLGVNIKDNSTAAAAFQENQEVAYPSLFDQPGAVPQAFRDTVPPAAIPSTLVLDRQGRIAARVIGETGYNELTGLVETVLAEDGGGAGSGDSADSA; this is encoded by the coding sequence ATGCCCTGGAAGACCACGCCCGCGCGCGTCCGCTCCGCCGCCGCGGCCGCGGCGCTGCTCCTCCTGCTGACCGGATGCGCCGGGGGCTTCGGCGCCGGCGGCTCCGGCGCCGACTCCGGCTCGCAGGACAACCGCTACATCGAGGGCGACGGCTCCAGCACCTCCTTCGCGCCCGACGAGCGCAGCCCCGCCCCCGAGGTCAGCGGCGAGACCCTTGAGGGCGACCCCGTCGACCTCGCCGACTACCGCGGCCACGTCCTGGTGGTCAACTTCTGGGCGAGCTGGTGCGGCCCCTGCCGCTCCGAGACCCCCGTCCTCAACGAGGTCTACGCCGAGCACAAGGACGACGGCCTGCGCTTCCTCGGCGTCAACATCAAGGACAACAGCACCGCCGCCGCGGCCTTCCAGGAGAACCAGGAGGTCGCCTACCCCAGCCTCTTCGACCAGCCCGGCGCGGTGCCCCAGGCGTTCCGCGACACCGTGCCGCCCGCCGCCATCCCCTCCACCCTGGTCCTGGACCGCCAGGGCCGCATCGCCGCCCGCGTCATCGGCGAGACCGGCTACAACGAGCTGACCGGCCTGGTCGAGACCGTGCTGGCCGAGGACGGCGGCGGAGCGGGCTCCGGCGACTCCGCGGACTCCGCATGA
- a CDS encoding acetoin utilization protein AcuC — protein MACSLHVAWDDGLTSYNFGPQHPLAPVRVELTMALSREFGVFDRPGVTMIDGVEPASDELLQLVHAPDYIEAVKRAGKTLEPDDPYCLGTSDNPVFPDMHDASALVAGASVRAAAAVWHGEAAHAANIAGGLHHAMPRHAWGFCVYNDAALAIAWLLEQGAKRVAYVDVDVHHGDGVQAMFYDDPRVLTISLHESPATLFPGTGRATETGGPGAEGYAVNVALPAGTNDARWLRAFEAVVPPLLREFQPEVLVTQQGADTHALDPLANLVLSLDGQRRTYAALHRLARETAGGRWLLLGGGGYELVQVVPRAWTHLLAEASGGQVDPASATPDSWRAFVRERTGELPPLYMTDGRDPQYTPFEDGFDPEDPVDQAIQATRRAVFPSHGMDPSL, from the coding sequence ATGGCCTGTTCACTGCACGTGGCCTGGGACGACGGGCTGACCTCCTACAACTTCGGCCCGCAGCACCCGCTGGCGCCGGTGCGCGTCGAACTCACCATGGCGCTCAGCCGGGAGTTCGGCGTCTTCGACCGCCCCGGTGTCACGATGATCGACGGCGTCGAGCCCGCCTCCGACGAACTCCTCCAGCTCGTCCACGCGCCCGACTACATCGAGGCCGTCAAGCGCGCCGGCAAGACCCTGGAGCCCGACGACCCCTACTGCCTGGGCACCTCCGACAACCCCGTCTTCCCCGACATGCACGACGCCTCGGCGCTGGTCGCCGGCGCGTCGGTGCGCGCCGCCGCGGCCGTCTGGCACGGCGAGGCCGCCCACGCCGCCAACATCGCGGGCGGCCTGCACCACGCCATGCCGCGCCACGCGTGGGGCTTCTGCGTCTACAACGACGCCGCCCTGGCCATCGCCTGGCTGCTGGAGCAGGGCGCCAAGCGCGTGGCCTACGTCGACGTCGACGTCCACCACGGCGACGGCGTCCAGGCCATGTTCTACGACGACCCCCGCGTGCTCACCATCAGCCTGCACGAGTCCCCGGCGACCCTGTTCCCGGGCACCGGCCGCGCCACCGAGACCGGCGGCCCCGGCGCCGAGGGCTACGCCGTCAACGTCGCCCTGCCCGCCGGCACCAACGACGCCCGCTGGCTGCGCGCCTTCGAGGCCGTCGTGCCGCCGCTGCTGCGCGAGTTCCAGCCCGAGGTGCTGGTCACCCAGCAGGGCGCCGACACCCACGCCCTGGACCCCCTGGCCAACCTCGTCCTCAGCCTCGACGGCCAGCGGCGCACCTACGCCGCCCTGCACCGCCTGGCGCGCGAGACCGCCGGGGGGCGCTGGCTGCTGCTGGGCGGCGGGGGCTACGAACTCGTGCAGGTCGTGCCGCGCGCCTGGACCCACCTGCTGGCCGAGGCGTCCGGCGGCCAGGTCGACCCCGCCTCGGCCACCCCCGACTCCTGGCGGGCGTTCGTCCGCGAGCGCACCGGCGAACTCCCGCCGCTGTACATGACCGACGGCCGCGATCCCCAGTACACGCCCTTCGAGGACGGCTTCGACCCCGAGGACCCCGTCGACCAGGCCATCCAGGCCACCCGCCGGGCGGTCTTCCCCAGCCACGGCATGGACCCCAGCCTGTGA
- a CDS encoding BldC family transcriptional regulator, with product MKVERGSERLLTPGEVASLFRVDPKTVTRWAASGRISSIRTPGGHRRFRESEVRALLHGEPTESTP from the coding sequence GTGAAGGTGGAAAGAGGAAGCGAACGCTTGCTGACCCCTGGAGAGGTGGCATCCCTCTTCCGAGTCGACCCCAAGACCGTGACGCGGTGGGCCGCCTCGGGACGGATCAGCAGCATCCGCACACCCGGCGGTCACCGCCGGTTCCGCGAGTCCGAAGTCCGCGCCCTACTCCATGGAGAGCCAACCGAGTCCACGCCCTGA
- a CDS encoding helix-turn-helix domain-containing protein, translated as MKAPLDEVRFLTVAEVATIMRVSKMTVYRMVHSGVLPAIRVGRSYRVPERAVHDYLREAFVEAG; from the coding sequence GTGAAGGCACCCCTTGACGAGGTCCGGTTCCTGACCGTGGCCGAAGTCGCCACGATCATGCGAGTTTCCAAGATGACCGTCTACCGAATGGTGCACTCCGGTGTGCTCCCCGCGATCCGCGTGGGTCGCTCCTACCGCGTGCCCGAACGCGCCGTGCACGACTACCTCCGCGAGGCATTCGTCGAGGCCGGGTAG
- a CDS encoding phosphatase: protein MRPPSRAELVAYLVRTGIAGHVDTPRQNNLRHYRRLCQKDPYYQFGLTFDHEWSFSEVLDLMAKRCGVVADHGHQWGIDTIDPDRTVDALDAVADRLAEAAARRQRVMFATGHPKSLADTYRSWKSALEARGCEVVTAAAGYTYDVATEHPPSRRVLVWKDGVGFVMDGGTPRHSHHPFAMRAALADLSEKGQEWPQLVVADHGFAGAAGEAGVPTIGFADCNDPALFLAECEGKLLTTVPLDDGYPPREYRPLAAYVLHRAGLD, encoded by the coding sequence GTGAGGCCGCCCTCGCGCGCAGAACTCGTCGCCTATCTCGTGCGGACCGGAATCGCCGGGCACGTCGACACACCGCGGCAGAACAACCTGCGCCACTACCGGCGGCTCTGCCAGAAGGACCCCTACTACCAGTTCGGCCTCACCTTCGACCACGAGTGGTCGTTCTCCGAGGTGCTCGACCTCATGGCCAAACGCTGCGGCGTGGTGGCCGACCACGGGCACCAGTGGGGGATCGACACCATCGACCCCGACCGCACCGTCGACGCGCTCGACGCCGTCGCCGACCGCCTGGCCGAGGCCGCCGCCCGCAGGCAGCGGGTGATGTTCGCCACCGGCCACCCCAAGAGCCTCGCCGACACCTACCGCAGCTGGAAGTCCGCCCTGGAGGCCCGCGGCTGCGAGGTGGTCACGGCGGCGGCCGGCTACACCTACGACGTCGCCACCGAGCACCCGCCCAGCCGGCGGGTGCTCGTCTGGAAGGACGGCGTCGGGTTCGTCATGGACGGCGGCACCCCCCGGCACAGCCACCACCCCTTCGCCATGCGCGCCGCGCTCGCCGACCTCTCCGAGAAAGGCCAGGAGTGGCCGCAGTTGGTCGTCGCCGACCACGGATTCGCGGGCGCGGCCGGAGAGGCGGGGGTCCCCACAATCGGCTTTGCGGATTGCAACGATCCCGCATTGTTCCTGGCCGAATGCGAGGGAAAACTGCTCACCACCGTTCCCCTGGACGACGGATACCCGCCGCGCGAATACCGGCCATTGGCCGCATATGTGCTGCACCGCGCCGGCCTCGACTAG
- a CDS encoding PLD nuclease N-terminal domain-containing protein, which translates to MVWLAGLITLLTIVLWVYAFFDALTSPAAEVRNLPKILWLIIIVLFTPVGPLLWIFLGRPRNTPEPLDTPAEAASLEDLDPADFEGPSSHDVPRGPDDDPEFLRMLNRRINPED; encoded by the coding sequence ATGGTGTGGCTCGCTGGCCTTATCACGCTGCTCACGATCGTGCTCTGGGTGTACGCGTTCTTCGACGCGCTCACCAGTCCCGCCGCCGAGGTGCGCAATCTGCCGAAGATCCTGTGGCTGATCATCATCGTCCTGTTCACCCCGGTCGGCCCGCTGCTGTGGATCTTCCTCGGCCGCCCCAGGAACACCCCGGAGCCGCTGGACACCCCCGCTGAGGCCGCCTCGCTGGAGGACCTTGACCCGGCGGACTTCGAGGGCCCGTCCTCGCACGACGTCCCGCGCGGCCCCGACGACGACCCGGAGTTCCTGCGCATGCTGAACCGGCGCATCAACCCCGAGGACTAG
- a CDS encoding cytochrome c biogenesis CcdA family protein: MIADTVLHGSLLLAVPLALAAGLASFLSPCVLPLVPGYLSYVTGMTGADLAARRRAHAAALGPGAPEPTADDVLAARRGTMLLGSLLFIAGFSAVFVTAGVFVGGIGGLLLDYTEPLTRVLGAVTVVLGLMFMGVLPGLNRDLRIHRLPSAGLAGAPLLGVVFGLGWTPCIGPTLAAVQTLAFTEGSAARGALLSLVYCVGLGLPFVAAALLYRRALGAFARVKRHYRAITAAGGAMLVAVGLLLATGLWTDLTALLQGWVADYTTVI, translated from the coding sequence ATGATCGCCGACACCGTCCTCCACGGCTCGCTGCTCCTGGCCGTCCCGCTCGCGCTGGCCGCCGGCCTGGCGTCCTTCCTGTCGCCGTGCGTGCTGCCGCTGGTGCCCGGCTACCTGTCCTATGTCACCGGCATGACCGGCGCCGACCTCGCCGCCCGCCGCCGCGCCCACGCCGCCGCCCTGGGCCCCGGCGCCCCCGAGCCCACCGCCGACGACGTCCTGGCCGCCCGGCGCGGCACCATGCTGCTGGGCAGCCTGCTGTTCATCGCCGGGTTCAGCGCCGTGTTCGTCACCGCCGGCGTGTTCGTCGGCGGGATCGGCGGCCTGCTGCTGGACTACACCGAACCCCTCACCCGCGTCCTGGGCGCCGTCACCGTGGTGCTGGGCCTGATGTTCATGGGGGTCCTGCCCGGCCTCAACCGCGACCTGCGCATCCACCGCCTGCCCAGCGCCGGCCTGGCCGGGGCACCGCTGCTGGGCGTGGTGTTCGGCCTGGGCTGGACGCCCTGCATCGGCCCCACCCTGGCGGCCGTGCAGACGCTCGCCTTCACCGAGGGCAGCGCCGCGCGCGGCGCGCTGCTGTCGCTGGTCTACTGCGTGGGCCTGGGGCTGCCGTTCGTCGCCGCCGCGCTGCTGTACCGGCGCGCGCTCGGCGCGTTCGCCCGGGTCAAGCGGCACTACCGCGCCATCACCGCCGCCGGCGGCGCGATGCTGGTCGCGGTGGGGCTGCTCCTGGCGACCGGACTCTGGACCGATCTCACCGCCCTCCTCCAGGGCTGGGTGGCCGACTACACGACGGTGATATAG